The following proteins come from a genomic window of Miscanthus floridulus cultivar M001 chromosome 2, ASM1932011v1, whole genome shotgun sequence:
- the LOC136521195 gene encoding serine/threonine-protein kinase MPS1-like isoform X2, giving the protein MENRDSFPRPPAPSYPSGTRAVAVPTGGDTAATNLTSSSGSSSSLTLSPPRFLQQIHAAVKRQRPFGQMQSKLPRATRVLVSGGERATKVGACPSVAKDPERKVTQPQRGLLGSSRLPNATPDQSTPKLGSSAPDELMLTASSSMLKSTIDTHAQSVGQKNNEANLLIDAGKSALEALSSQITSCNALMGENFKKGQLDLDGNPQLTSQSITVDSRMDSMSSYLHSVSLTAGDNFPANQGAQYDHQQNHQELEIVGAEVDMDIKYDAPNLSRRGIDEARNHNHGEPMTRFSAIGSSVTAISLHSGPTVQSSQTPQVSRYTSPVQMPESAVESSKGVLGHGSHAGATGVGDWNPHNQLVRNLGNGATDKAVSSIGRLRSEELPANDQSTSARDGGASRPNKGEKERHKKNYDPNVFFKVNGKLYQKLGKIGSGGSSEVHKVISSDCIIYALKKIKLRGRDYPTAYGFCQEIEYLNKLKGKSNIIQMIDYEVTDKSLLLESSAPPRDGRIKDDHFIYMVLEYGEIDLANMVALKWKERNNSNMKIDENWLRFYWQQMLEAVSTIHEERIVHSDLKPANFMLVRGSLKLIDFGIAKAIMNDTTNIQRDAQVGTLNYMSPEAFMCNDTDSGGNVIKCGRPSDIWSLGCILYQMVYGKTPFADYKTFWAKYKEVTDRNHKIMYEPVDNPWLIDLMQRCLAWDRNERWRIPQLLKHPFLNPLVPKHLPPSDDDPCRLLMERIRVHWDNPVVQKLRSLIEELDGDQ; this is encoded by the exons ATGGAGAACAGGGATAGCTTCCCTCGGCCCCCAGCGCCCTCCTACCCCTCCGGAACCAGAGCCGTCGCGGTCCCTACCGGCGGGGACACGGCCGCCACCAACCTGACGTCGTCGTCGGGCTCGTCCTCGTCTCTCACGCTCTCCCCTCCCCGCTTCCTGCAACAGATTCATGCAGCTGTCAAGCGGCAGAGGCCTTTCG GTCAAATGCAGTCTAAACTTCCAAGAGCAACTAGGGTCCTGGTTTCCGGAGGTGAGCGTGCAACTAAAGTTGGTGCCTGCCCTTCTGTTGCGAAAGACCCTGAACGAAAAGTTACGCAGCCTCAGAGAGGCCTGTTGGGATCCTCTAGGCTGCCAAATGCGACGCCTGATCAAAGCACTCCTAAATTAGGGTCCTCTGCCCCAGATGAGCTGATGTTGACAGCTTCCTCATCAATGCTAAAAAGCACCATTGATACCCATGCACAAAGTGTTGGCCAGAAGAATAATGAGGCTAATCTGTTGATTGATGCGGGGAAGTCAGCTTTGGAAGCTTTGTCATCTCAAATTACATCATGCAATGCATTGATGGGGGAAAATTTCAAGAAAGGACAGCTTGATTTGGATGGTAATCCACAGTTGACGTCACAAA GCATCACTGTTGATAGTAGAATGGACAGTATGTCGTCTTATCTACATTCTGTTTCATTGACGGCAGGAGATAATTTTCCTGCAAATCAAGGAGCTCAGTATGATCACCAGCAGAACCATCAGGAGCTTGAAATTGTTGGTGCAGAAGTTGATATGGATATCAAATATGATGCGCCTAATTTGTCTCGGAGAGGGATCGATGAGGCTCGTAATCACAATCATGGAGAGCCAATGACTCGATTCTCTGCCATTGGTTCATCTGTCACTGCCATTTCTCTACACTCAGGGCCTACTGTCCAAAGTTCACAAACTCCGCAGGTTAGCAGGTACACTTCACCAGTGCAGATGCCAGAATCTGCTGTAGAATCATCCAAGGGTGTACTGGGCCATGGTTCTCATGCTGGTGCGACTGGTGTCGGTGATTGGAATCCCCACAACCAGCTGGTTCGAAATCTAGGCAATGGTGCCACGGACAAAGCTGTTTCCAGCATTGGCAGATTGCGTTCTGAAGAATTACCTGCAAATGATCAGTCTACATCTGCCAGGGATGGTGGTGCTTCCCGACCAAACAAGGGTGAGAAGGAGCGCCACAAAAAGAATTATGATCCTAATGTTTTCTTTAAGGTGAATGGGAAACTTTATCAGAAACTTGGTAAAATAGGATCTGGAGGTAGCAGTGAAGTTCATAAAGTTATATCATCAGATTGCATAATATATGCCTTGAAAAAGATCAAGCTTAGAGGCCGTGACTACCCTACTGCATATGGGTTTTGTCAAGAAATTGAGTACTTAAATAAGTTGAAAGGAAAGAGCAATATCATTCAGATGATTGATTACGAG GTCACTGATAAGAGTTTACTTCTAGAAAGTTCCGCGCCACCCAGGGATGGAAGAATTAAGGATGATCACTTTATTTATATGGTCCTGGAGTATGGTGAAATTGACTTGGCCAACATGGTTGCTCTGAAGTGGAAGGAGAGAAACAACTCTAATATGAAAATTGATGAAAATTGGCTACGCTTTTATTGGCAG CAAATGCTTGAAGCTGTCAGTACAATACATGAGGAACGAATAGTCCACTCGGATTTGAAGCCTGCAAACTTTATGCTTGTGAGGGGCTCTCTTAAACTAATTGACTTTGGCATTGCCAAGGCTATAATGAATGATACAACAAATATTCAACGTGATGCTCAG GTAGGAACTCTGAACTACATGTCACCTGAAGCATTCATGTGCAATGATACAGACTCAGGTGGTAATGTTATCAAGTGCGGGCGCCCCTCTGATATTTGGTCTCTTGGCTGTATACTTTACCAGATGGTGTATGGTAAGACACCATTTGCAGACTACAAGACTTTCTGGGCCAAATATAAAGAAGTCACTGATAGGAACCACAAGATCATGTATGAACCAGTTGACAACCCATGGCTGATTGATTTGATGCAAAGGTGTCTCGCCTGGGACCGAAATGAACGATGGAGGATACCTCAACTTCTCAAGCACCCGTTCCTCAATCCTCTGGTTCCAAAGCATCTACCGCCCTCTGATGATGACCCATGTAGATTGCTCATGGAGAGGATTAGAGTCCACTGGGATAATCCGGTGGTTCAAAAACTCCGTAGTTTAATTGAAGAACTCGATGGGGATCAGTAA
- the LOC136521195 gene encoding serine/threonine-protein kinase MPS1-like isoform X3, which yields MENRDSFPRPPAPSYPSGTRAVAVPTGGDTAATNLTSSSGSSSSLTLSPPRFLQQIHAAVKRQRPFGQMQSKLPRATRVLVSGGERATKVGACPSVAKDPERKVTQPQRGLLGSSRLPNATPDQSTPKLGSSAPDELMLTASSSMLKSTIDTHAQSVGQKNNEANLLIDAGKSALEALSSQITSCNALMGENFKKGQLDLDGNPQLTSQRDNFPANQGAQYDHQQNHQELEIVGAEVDMDIKYDAPNLSRRGIDEARNHNHGEPMTRFSAIGSSVTAISLHSGPTVQSSQTPQVSRYTSPVQMPESAVESSKGVLGHGSHAGATGVGDWNPHNQLVRNLGNGATDKAVSSIGRLRSEELPANDQSTSARDGGASRPNKGEKERHKKNYDPNVFFKVNGKLYQKLGKIGSGGSSEVHKVISSDCIIYALKKIKLRGRDYPTAYGFCQEIEYLNKLKGKSNIIQMIDYEVTDKSLLLESSAPPRDGRIKDDHFIYMVLEYGEIDLANMVALKWKERNNSNMKIDENWLRFYWQQMLEAVSTIHEERIVHSDLKPANFMLVRGSLKLIDFGIAKAIMNDTTNIQRDAQVGTLNYMSPEAFMCNDTDSGGNVIKCGRPSDIWSLGCILYQMVYGKTPFADYKTFWAKYKEVTDRNHKIMYEPVDNPWLIDLMQRCLAWDRNERWRIPQLLKHPFLNPLVPKHLPPSDDDPCRLLMERIRVHWDNPVVQKLRSLIEELDGDQ from the exons ATGGAGAACAGGGATAGCTTCCCTCGGCCCCCAGCGCCCTCCTACCCCTCCGGAACCAGAGCCGTCGCGGTCCCTACCGGCGGGGACACGGCCGCCACCAACCTGACGTCGTCGTCGGGCTCGTCCTCGTCTCTCACGCTCTCCCCTCCCCGCTTCCTGCAACAGATTCATGCAGCTGTCAAGCGGCAGAGGCCTTTCG GTCAAATGCAGTCTAAACTTCCAAGAGCAACTAGGGTCCTGGTTTCCGGAGGTGAGCGTGCAACTAAAGTTGGTGCCTGCCCTTCTGTTGCGAAAGACCCTGAACGAAAAGTTACGCAGCCTCAGAGAGGCCTGTTGGGATCCTCTAGGCTGCCAAATGCGACGCCTGATCAAAGCACTCCTAAATTAGGGTCCTCTGCCCCAGATGAGCTGATGTTGACAGCTTCCTCATCAATGCTAAAAAGCACCATTGATACCCATGCACAAAGTGTTGGCCAGAAGAATAATGAGGCTAATCTGTTGATTGATGCGGGGAAGTCAGCTTTGGAAGCTTTGTCATCTCAAATTACATCATGCAATGCATTGATGGGGGAAAATTTCAAGAAAGGACAGCTTGATTTGGATGGTAATCCACAGTTGACGTCACAAA GAGATAATTTTCCTGCAAATCAAGGAGCTCAGTATGATCACCAGCAGAACCATCAGGAGCTTGAAATTGTTGGTGCAGAAGTTGATATGGATATCAAATATGATGCGCCTAATTTGTCTCGGAGAGGGATCGATGAGGCTCGTAATCACAATCATGGAGAGCCAATGACTCGATTCTCTGCCATTGGTTCATCTGTCACTGCCATTTCTCTACACTCAGGGCCTACTGTCCAAAGTTCACAAACTCCGCAGGTTAGCAGGTACACTTCACCAGTGCAGATGCCAGAATCTGCTGTAGAATCATCCAAGGGTGTACTGGGCCATGGTTCTCATGCTGGTGCGACTGGTGTCGGTGATTGGAATCCCCACAACCAGCTGGTTCGAAATCTAGGCAATGGTGCCACGGACAAAGCTGTTTCCAGCATTGGCAGATTGCGTTCTGAAGAATTACCTGCAAATGATCAGTCTACATCTGCCAGGGATGGTGGTGCTTCCCGACCAAACAAGGGTGAGAAGGAGCGCCACAAAAAGAATTATGATCCTAATGTTTTCTTTAAGGTGAATGGGAAACTTTATCAGAAACTTGGTAAAATAGGATCTGGAGGTAGCAGTGAAGTTCATAAAGTTATATCATCAGATTGCATAATATATGCCTTGAAAAAGATCAAGCTTAGAGGCCGTGACTACCCTACTGCATATGGGTTTTGTCAAGAAATTGAGTACTTAAATAAGTTGAAAGGAAAGAGCAATATCATTCAGATGATTGATTACGAG GTCACTGATAAGAGTTTACTTCTAGAAAGTTCCGCGCCACCCAGGGATGGAAGAATTAAGGATGATCACTTTATTTATATGGTCCTGGAGTATGGTGAAATTGACTTGGCCAACATGGTTGCTCTGAAGTGGAAGGAGAGAAACAACTCTAATATGAAAATTGATGAAAATTGGCTACGCTTTTATTGGCAG CAAATGCTTGAAGCTGTCAGTACAATACATGAGGAACGAATAGTCCACTCGGATTTGAAGCCTGCAAACTTTATGCTTGTGAGGGGCTCTCTTAAACTAATTGACTTTGGCATTGCCAAGGCTATAATGAATGATACAACAAATATTCAACGTGATGCTCAG GTAGGAACTCTGAACTACATGTCACCTGAAGCATTCATGTGCAATGATACAGACTCAGGTGGTAATGTTATCAAGTGCGGGCGCCCCTCTGATATTTGGTCTCTTGGCTGTATACTTTACCAGATGGTGTATGGTAAGACACCATTTGCAGACTACAAGACTTTCTGGGCCAAATATAAAGAAGTCACTGATAGGAACCACAAGATCATGTATGAACCAGTTGACAACCCATGGCTGATTGATTTGATGCAAAGGTGTCTCGCCTGGGACCGAAATGAACGATGGAGGATACCTCAACTTCTCAAGCACCCGTTCCTCAATCCTCTGGTTCCAAAGCATCTACCGCCCTCTGATGATGACCCATGTAGATTGCTCATGGAGAGGATTAGAGTCCACTGGGATAATCCGGTGGTTCAAAAACTCCGTAGTTTAATTGAAGAACTCGATGGGGATCAGTAA
- the LOC136521195 gene encoding serine/threonine-protein kinase MPS1-like isoform X1: MENRDSFPRPPAPSYPSGTRAVAVPTGGDTAATNLTSSSGSSSSLTLSPPRFLQQIHAAVKRQRPFGQMQSKLPRATRVLVSGGERATKVGACPSVAKDPERKVTQPQRGLLGSSRLPNATPDQSTPKLGSSAPDELMLTASSSMLKSTIDTHAQSVGQKNNEANLLIDAGKSALEALSSQITSCNALMGENFKKGQLDLDGNPQLTSQSDNIGITVDSRMDSMSSYLHSVSLTAGDNFPANQGAQYDHQQNHQELEIVGAEVDMDIKYDAPNLSRRGIDEARNHNHGEPMTRFSAIGSSVTAISLHSGPTVQSSQTPQVSRYTSPVQMPESAVESSKGVLGHGSHAGATGVGDWNPHNQLVRNLGNGATDKAVSSIGRLRSEELPANDQSTSARDGGASRPNKGEKERHKKNYDPNVFFKVNGKLYQKLGKIGSGGSSEVHKVISSDCIIYALKKIKLRGRDYPTAYGFCQEIEYLNKLKGKSNIIQMIDYEVTDKSLLLESSAPPRDGRIKDDHFIYMVLEYGEIDLANMVALKWKERNNSNMKIDENWLRFYWQQMLEAVSTIHEERIVHSDLKPANFMLVRGSLKLIDFGIAKAIMNDTTNIQRDAQVGTLNYMSPEAFMCNDTDSGGNVIKCGRPSDIWSLGCILYQMVYGKTPFADYKTFWAKYKEVTDRNHKIMYEPVDNPWLIDLMQRCLAWDRNERWRIPQLLKHPFLNPLVPKHLPPSDDDPCRLLMERIRVHWDNPVVQKLRSLIEELDGDQ; this comes from the exons ATGGAGAACAGGGATAGCTTCCCTCGGCCCCCAGCGCCCTCCTACCCCTCCGGAACCAGAGCCGTCGCGGTCCCTACCGGCGGGGACACGGCCGCCACCAACCTGACGTCGTCGTCGGGCTCGTCCTCGTCTCTCACGCTCTCCCCTCCCCGCTTCCTGCAACAGATTCATGCAGCTGTCAAGCGGCAGAGGCCTTTCG GTCAAATGCAGTCTAAACTTCCAAGAGCAACTAGGGTCCTGGTTTCCGGAGGTGAGCGTGCAACTAAAGTTGGTGCCTGCCCTTCTGTTGCGAAAGACCCTGAACGAAAAGTTACGCAGCCTCAGAGAGGCCTGTTGGGATCCTCTAGGCTGCCAAATGCGACGCCTGATCAAAGCACTCCTAAATTAGGGTCCTCTGCCCCAGATGAGCTGATGTTGACAGCTTCCTCATCAATGCTAAAAAGCACCATTGATACCCATGCACAAAGTGTTGGCCAGAAGAATAATGAGGCTAATCTGTTGATTGATGCGGGGAAGTCAGCTTTGGAAGCTTTGTCATCTCAAATTACATCATGCAATGCATTGATGGGGGAAAATTTCAAGAAAGGACAGCTTGATTTGGATGGTAATCCACAGTTGACGTCACAAA GTGATAATATAGGCATCACTGTTGATAGTAGAATGGACAGTATGTCGTCTTATCTACATTCTGTTTCATTGACGGCAGGAGATAATTTTCCTGCAAATCAAGGAGCTCAGTATGATCACCAGCAGAACCATCAGGAGCTTGAAATTGTTGGTGCAGAAGTTGATATGGATATCAAATATGATGCGCCTAATTTGTCTCGGAGAGGGATCGATGAGGCTCGTAATCACAATCATGGAGAGCCAATGACTCGATTCTCTGCCATTGGTTCATCTGTCACTGCCATTTCTCTACACTCAGGGCCTACTGTCCAAAGTTCACAAACTCCGCAGGTTAGCAGGTACACTTCACCAGTGCAGATGCCAGAATCTGCTGTAGAATCATCCAAGGGTGTACTGGGCCATGGTTCTCATGCTGGTGCGACTGGTGTCGGTGATTGGAATCCCCACAACCAGCTGGTTCGAAATCTAGGCAATGGTGCCACGGACAAAGCTGTTTCCAGCATTGGCAGATTGCGTTCTGAAGAATTACCTGCAAATGATCAGTCTACATCTGCCAGGGATGGTGGTGCTTCCCGACCAAACAAGGGTGAGAAGGAGCGCCACAAAAAGAATTATGATCCTAATGTTTTCTTTAAGGTGAATGGGAAACTTTATCAGAAACTTGGTAAAATAGGATCTGGAGGTAGCAGTGAAGTTCATAAAGTTATATCATCAGATTGCATAATATATGCCTTGAAAAAGATCAAGCTTAGAGGCCGTGACTACCCTACTGCATATGGGTTTTGTCAAGAAATTGAGTACTTAAATAAGTTGAAAGGAAAGAGCAATATCATTCAGATGATTGATTACGAG GTCACTGATAAGAGTTTACTTCTAGAAAGTTCCGCGCCACCCAGGGATGGAAGAATTAAGGATGATCACTTTATTTATATGGTCCTGGAGTATGGTGAAATTGACTTGGCCAACATGGTTGCTCTGAAGTGGAAGGAGAGAAACAACTCTAATATGAAAATTGATGAAAATTGGCTACGCTTTTATTGGCAG CAAATGCTTGAAGCTGTCAGTACAATACATGAGGAACGAATAGTCCACTCGGATTTGAAGCCTGCAAACTTTATGCTTGTGAGGGGCTCTCTTAAACTAATTGACTTTGGCATTGCCAAGGCTATAATGAATGATACAACAAATATTCAACGTGATGCTCAG GTAGGAACTCTGAACTACATGTCACCTGAAGCATTCATGTGCAATGATACAGACTCAGGTGGTAATGTTATCAAGTGCGGGCGCCCCTCTGATATTTGGTCTCTTGGCTGTATACTTTACCAGATGGTGTATGGTAAGACACCATTTGCAGACTACAAGACTTTCTGGGCCAAATATAAAGAAGTCACTGATAGGAACCACAAGATCATGTATGAACCAGTTGACAACCCATGGCTGATTGATTTGATGCAAAGGTGTCTCGCCTGGGACCGAAATGAACGATGGAGGATACCTCAACTTCTCAAGCACCCGTTCCTCAATCCTCTGGTTCCAAAGCATCTACCGCCCTCTGATGATGACCCATGTAGATTGCTCATGGAGAGGATTAGAGTCCACTGGGATAATCCGGTGGTTCAAAAACTCCGTAGTTTAATTGAAGAACTCGATGGGGATCAGTAA
- the LOC136521225 gene encoding probable plastid-lipid-associated protein 4, chloroplastic: MAPASLPLSVSCAPGSSRPLAASPGPSVAAAASSQLPASSRSSERRRVTGLALAAVPGVGGRKGGGRWRTGISSFSFLPPFFTGNKGEKDAEKAVRLKQELLDAIAPLERGAEATPEDKERVEQIVQQLEAVNQVKEPLKSDLLNGKWELLYTTSTSILQPQRPKYLRPFGKIYQAINADTLRAQNMETYPYFNQVTANLVPLNPRRVAVKFDYFKIFSLIPIKAPGSGKGELEITYLDEELRVSRGDKGNLFVLKMVDSTYRVPL; this comes from the exons ATGGCGCCCGCCTCGCTCCCGCTCTCCGTCTCGTGCGCGCCCGGATCCTCGCGCCCGCTGGCCGCCAGCCCCGGCCccagcgtcgccgccgccgcctcctcccaaCTTCCCGCGTCGTCGCGGAGCAGCGAGCGCAGGAGAGTGACAGGCCTCGCGCTCGCCGCGGTCCCGGGTGTCGGCGGTAGGAAAGGCGGCGGCAGGTGGAGAACAGGCATATCGTCCTTCTCCTTCCTGCCGCCGTTCTTCACAGGGAATAAGGGGGAGAAGGACGCTGAGAAGGCGGTGAGGCTCAAGCAGGAGCTCCTCGACGCCATCGCGCCGCTGGAGCGTGGCGCCGAGGCCACGCCCGAGGACAAGGAGCGCGTCGAGCAG atTGTTCAGCAGCTGGAGGCGGTGAACCAGGTGAAGGAGCCGCTCAAGTCCGATCTCCTCAACGGCAAATGGGAGCTTCTCTATACCACCTCCACAAGTATACTGCAACCACAG AGGCCAAAGTATCTGAGGCCGTTTGGGAAGATTTACCAAGCAATTAACGCCGACACTTTGAGAGCCCAAAATATGGAAACGTATCCTTACTTTAATCAG GTTACTGCCAACTTGGTACCTCTGAATCCTAGAAGAGTGGCAGTTAAATTTGATTACTTCAAGATATTTAGTTTG ATCCCGATCAAAGCACCCGGAAGTGGTAAAGGTGAACTTGAAATTACTTATCTTGATGAAGAGCTCAG GGTTTCGAGAGGCGACAAGGGAAACTTGTTCGTACTGAAGATGGTCGACTCAACATACAGGGTTCCATTATAA